In the Gorilla gorilla gorilla isolate KB3781 chromosome 1, NHGRI_mGorGor1-v2.1_pri, whole genome shotgun sequence genome, GatctattattttccatttggaGGTTAGTGAGACAGAACATGGTGTTGATATGAAAATTGAGAGATTTATGTTGTTTTCAtagtagcaaaaagaaaaaaaaacctccagaGAGGACCCCAAAATGATAACTTGGTGCAAATACAAAGTGAAGAGTTATTTGTGGCTTGAGATAAGTTGGAAATTGCTCCTTTGATTAGGAGATGGTTGCTACAGTTTGCAACGGAATGttattgtctttcttcttttctttttctttctttagtatctgttGAGAGAGTTTATGAAGAAACCAGCCAACATCCTGGAGATCCTCAGGCCACCTCAAATACTGCTGTTTCTGTACAAAGCCTCTGATGGATTGATGTTTCATCAACTGGTACTGGGACAAGGACCCAACCACCACCATGATGAGAGCACTGTTAAGGTCAGATAAGCACCTGCCCTGGGCATAACTGAAGGCTTCAAGGCACCAGCCATCTCTAAGGAAGTGTCTGCTCACAAGACAAACGATCTTTCTACTGTTCCAGATGGCATCCTGGATATTGGCAATGCGGTTTTCTCCTGGGACAAAGTCTCTTTCTTCAAAGCACAGGTTGAatctgttttggtcactgtattGACTGTCCAGGTGTTTGAGCAAAGCATTCTGCACCCATGTGAAGTCTTTGCTGCTGAAGCACAAATAGGCATCATATTTGTACATATCAGGTTCTGTGCCCTGGGGATGGTCCTTGAACACCAGTCTCTGGGCTGTCTTATAACAGATAAAACAGAAGCCCCGGAACTTTGTGACTGTGAGGATGGTCATGAGGAACAGAGTCAGAGTGACAGTGCATACAATGAAAAGGGAGAACTTTAGGGACTTTAAGACTTCCTCTTCATCACAACCTTCTgtggaaagagagaagagggaaacCCCAGAAAGCGAGTCAGGGTACACACAATATATGTCTGCAGGAGGCCCAGCTATAGTGACATTGGTGTGATTAAGCCAATTGATAAAAGTGCTAAGTTCACATTCACAAATGAACTTGTTATGAGTTATATCCAAGACACTAAGTGATACAAATACATCAGGATCGGGAGCTAGGAGCTGGTTCCTGGATATGTCCAGGATCTCTAAATTAGCAGGTAAATCATTGTGAGAAAGAACTGTCAGCCTGTTGGAGTTGAGGCTTAGTCCCCTTAATGCAGTCAGATGGCTAAATACTCCTGGCGGAAGGGAATTAAGATAGTTATTATTCAAATACAGAACTTGAAGATGAGAAAGTCCCTCAAAAACATCCCAACAGAGCTCAGTTTCCCAGGCAAGTTGCAACATATTTTCTCCAAGGAAAAGCCGTTCTAAGCTGGGATTCTCTGAAGGGGTTTGATCTCCACTACAGGAGGATAAGcgattttgatttaaaatgagaatcTGGAGATGAGGTACCCGTAGGAGAAAGTAGAGAATATCTAGATTTTCTAGCCTGTTTTCTGATAAGTGGATGAGGTTCGCTGTAAGGTTGATCTTTGGCAAAGTCACTAGTTTATTGCCACTCAAGAAGATATCGGGTATGCTTGGAATAAAATGAATGGTTGTAAGAGCATTGTCTCGGAGATCCAAGGTCTgtaatttttccaggaatttgaaTGTTTGGTCTTGAATTATTCCAATGTGATTCTTTTGCAAATCAATGTAGGCTACTTTAGGTAGTCCATAGAAATTCGAACTGTAAAGTTCCCCCAGAAGGTTATATGACAAATTGAGAACTTGGAGGTTGTCAAGTCCGTAAAATGCTTCATCTGCAATCTTATTTATCTTGTTGTAGGCAAGGTTCAGAACCTTCAAATCCTTGAGTGTCTCAAAGACTCGTGAGTTCAGGGAGAAGACAAACCCATGTGAAAGATCCAGGTGTCTCACTGAACTTCTGGCCAGGCCAGCAAATGTGCTGTGGTCAGGATCTTTGATGTTATGGAAGCCAAACCCGGCACCCATGATGTGGTGGGCAAGAATCAAAGAGAAGGCCTGGCTTTTGCTGATGGCATTGCTAAAGTTTCCTGTGATGTCCACTGTCCAGCCATTTCCAGAAACATCTAGTATCTCCAGCACCATGTTTCTGAATGGGTTCATACATTTTCCCCAGTCCACTGAGACTCTGCTATACAAGCTATTAGCTGCGAGGCTAAAAAAGGAGAGCGTTTTCCCTTGCAGGGGCTCGAGCTCATGTTCACATACAAGGAATATTTGGTTGGAGGAAAAATCTATGGACTTTAAGGAATTCAACTTCCCAAATGAAGGATGAAGGTAAAGGCTATGAATCTGATTTTTGGATAGATCCAAGCGAGTTAAAGCctttaaatttctgaaataacCATCTTTTAATACAGCATCAGAGAGACCACAGAAATACAGTCTAAGTTCAAACAGATGGAACAGTCCCTGAAAAGCATCTGGATGCAAGAAGTATATCTTACTACTTCCCAGGTCCAAGATTCTAAGGTTGGGCAGGTTTCTGAAGGCCTCCTTGTCAATAGTCAAGGGGGTATACTGGCTCCCGAGCTCTAGCAGCTGCAGCTGTTCCAGAAAGGGGAAGGATGAAGCAGTGACTGTCCTGATATAGTTGAAGCTCAGCAGGAGCCTCTCAGTGGTGTTGAGGACCTGGGGGACCTGGGTGAGGTTGCAGAAACGATAAAAGGCTATTCGGCCATCAAAGGAGCAGGAAGGAATTCCAAACACAGGACCGGCCATGAGTACCACTCCTAGGAGAAGGTCCAGGTGGTCTCCCATGATCCTATGGAGAAGAAGGGAGAATGAAAACACAGGCATTTAAGCTCGAGGTATTGCACTGGGGTCTTCAGATCTTGGGGGTATTCTctatgatgtgcctgctcccttTGACCCCTTCATTCCTCTGACTCCACAGACGTGGCTGCTGGCAGATACAGACAAAACTATTCTtactctctttctgttttttttgagacagggtcttgctctgttgcccaggctggagtgcagtggcacaatcacagctcactgccacctccgcctcccgggttcaagccatccttccatctcagcctcctgattagctggaactacaggcacgtgccactttacccagctaatttttgtatttttagtagaaatggggttttaccatgttgcccaggctggtctccaacttgtgggctcaagtgacctgcccgcctcaacctcccaaagtgttgggattacagatgtgagtcaccacacctggcctattcttGCTCTCTATCAAACACTTATGTTGAATTTTCTGTATACTAGGCA is a window encoding:
- the TLR5 gene encoding toll-like receptor 5 isoform X1, whose amino-acid sequence is MGDHLDLLLGVVLMAGPVFGIPSCSFDGRIAFYRFCNLTQVPQVLNTTERLLLSFNYIRTVTASSFPFLEQLQLLELGSQYTPLTIDKEAFRNLPNLRILDLGSSKIYFLHPDAFQGLFHLFELRLYFCGLSDAVLKDGYFRNLKALTRLDLSKNQIHSLYLHPSFGKLNSLKSIDFSSNQIFLVCEHELEPLQGKTLSFFSLAANSLYSRVSVDWGKCMNPFRNMVLEILDVSGNGWTVDITGNFSNAISKSQAFSLILAHHIMGAGFGFHNIKDPDHSTFAGLARSSVRHLDLSHGFVFSLNSRVFETLKDLKVLNLAYNKINKIADEAFYGLDNLQVLNLSYNLLGELYSSNFYGLPKVAYIDLQKNHIGIIQDQTFKFLEKLQTLDLRDNALTTIHFIPSIPDIFLSGNKLVTLPKINLTANLIHLSENRLENLDILYFLLRVPHLQILILNQNRLSSCSGDQTPSENPSLERLFLGENMLQLAWETELCWDVFEGLSHLQVLYLNNNYLNSLPPGVFSHLTALRGLSLNSNRLTVLSHNDLPANLEILDISRNQLLAPDPDVFVSLSVLDITHNKFICECELSTFINWLNHTNVTIAGPPADIYCVYPDSLSGVSLFSLSTEGCDEEEVLKSLKFSLFIVCTVTLTLFLMTILTVTKFRGFCFICYKTAQRLVFKDHPQGTEPDMYKYDAYLCFSSKDFTWVQNALLKHLDSQYSDQNRFNLCFEERDFVPGENRIANIQDAIWNSRKIVCLVSRHFLRDGWCLEAFSYAQGRCLSDLNSALIMVVVGSLSQYQLMKHQSIRGFVQKQQYLRWPEDLQDVGWFLHKLSQQILKKEKEKKKDNNIPLQTVATIS
- the TLR5 gene encoding toll-like receptor 5 precursor (The RefSeq protein has 5 substitutions compared to this genomic sequence), which gives rise to MGDHLDLLLGVVLMAGPVFGIPSCSFDGRIAFYRFCNLTQVPQVLNTTERLLLSFNYIRTVTASSFPFLEQLQLLELGSQYTPLTIDKEAFRNLPNLRILDLGSSKIYFLHPDAFQGLFHLFELRLYFCGLSDAVLKDGYFRNLKALTRLDLSKNQIRSLYLHPSFGKLNSLKSIDFSSNQIFLVCEHELEPLQGKTLSFFSLAANSLYSRVSVDWGKCMNPFRNMVLEILDVSGNGWTVDITGNFSNAISKSQAFSLILAHHIMGAGFGFHNIKDPDQSTFAGLARSSVRHLDLSHGFVFSLNSRVFETLKDLKVLNLAYNKINKIADEAFYGLDNLQVLNLSYNLLGELYSSNFYGLPKVAYIDLQKNHIGIIQDQTFKFLEKLQTLDLRDNALTTIHFIPSIPDIFLSGNKLVTLPKINLTANLIHLSENRLENLDILYFLLRVPHLQILILNQNRLSSCSGDQTPSENPSLERLFLGENMLQLAWETELCWDVFEGLSHLQVLYLNNNYLNSLPPGVFSHLTALRGLSLNSNRLTVLSHNDLPANLEILDISRNQLLAPDPDVFVSLSVLDITHNKFICECELSTFINWLNHTNVTIAGPPADIYCVYPDSLSGVSLFSLSTEGCDEEEVLKSLKFSLFIVCTVTLTLFLMTILTVTKFRGFCFICYKTAQRLVFKDHPQGTEPDMYKYDAYLCFSSKDFTWVQNALLKHLDTQYNDQNRFNLCFEERDFVPGENRIANVQDAIWNSRKIVCLVSRHFLRDGWCLEAFSYAQGRCLSDLNSALIMVVVGSLSQYQLMKHQSIRGFVQKQQYLRWPEDLQDVGWFLHKLSQQILKKEKEKKKDNNIPLQTVATIS